The region TACCGAGGCGTTCGGGTGAACTATGGTTAAGGAACTCGGCAAAATGCCCCCGTAACTTCGGGAGAAGGGGGGCCATTGTTGGTGATCACCCTTGCGGTGTGAGCCGGTGGTGGCCGCAGAGACCAGCGAGAAGCGACTGTTTACTAAAAACACAGGTCCGTGCGAAGCCGTAAGGCGATGTATACGGACTGACGCCTGCCCGGTGCTGGAACGTTAAGGGGACCGGTTAGTCACATTTCGGTGTGGCGAAGCTGAGAACTTAAGCGCCAGTAAACGGCGGTGGTAACTATAACCATCCTAAGGTAGCGAAATTCCTTGTCGGGTAAGTTCCGACCTGCACGAATGGCGTAACGACTTCTCGACTGTCTCAACCATAGGCCCGGTGAAATTGCACTACGAGTAAAGATGCTCGTTTCGCGCAGCAGGACGGAAAGACCCCGGGACCTTTACTATAGCTTGATATTGGTGTTCGGTTCGGCTTGTGTAGGATAGGTGGGAGACTGTGAACTCTGGACGCCAGTTCAGGGGGAGTCATTGTTGAAATACCACTCTGGTCGTGCTGGATGTCTAACCTGGGTCCGTGATCCGGATCAGGGACAGTGTCTGGTGGGTAGTTTAACTGGGGCGGTTGCCTCCTAAAGGGTAACGGAGGCGCCCAAAGGTTCCCTCAGCCTGGTTGGCAATCAGGTGTTGAGTGTAAGTGCACAAGGGAGCTTGACTGTGAGACCGACGGGTCGAGCAGGGACGAAAGTCGGGACTAGTGATCCGGCGGTGGCTTGTGGAAGCGCCGTCGCTCAACGGATAAAAGGTACCCCGGGGATAACAGGCTGATCTTCCCCAAGAGTCCATATCGACGGGATGGTTTGGCACCTCGATGTCGGCTCGTCGCATCCTGGGGCTGGAGTCGGTCCCAAGGGTTGGGCTGTTCGCCCATTAAAGCGGTACGCGAGCTGGGTTTAGAACGTCGTGAGACAGTTCGGTCCCTATCCGCTGTGCGCGTAGGAGTCTTGAGAAGGGCTGTCCCTAGTACGAGAGGACCGGGACGGACGAACCTCTGGTGTGCCAGTTGTCCTGCCAAGGGCATGGCTGGTTGGCTACGTTCGGGAGGGATAACCGCTGAAAGCATCTAAGCGGGAAGCCTGCTTCGAGATGAGGACTCCCACCCACTTGATGGGTTAAGGCTCCCAGTAGACGACTGGGTTGATAGGCCAGATATGGAAGCCGGGTAACCGGTGGAGTTGACTGGTACTAATAGGCCGAGGGCTTGTCCTCAGGTGCTCGCGTCCACTGTGTTGGTTCTGAAGCAATGAACCGTATTGAACCCCCCTCTTGTTTGGGGTGTGGTTCCGGTTCAGCTTTATAGTGTTTCGGTGGTCATAGCGTTAGGGAAACGCCCGGTTACATTTCGAACCCGGAAGCTAAGCCTTTCAGCGCCGATGGTACTGCAGGGGGGACCCTGTGGGAGAGTAGGACACCGCCGAACAAATATTGCAAAGAGCCCTGTCGGGACTTCGGTCACCGACAGGGCTCTTCTGCTGTTGTGTTGTGGGCTACTCGGTGTTCATGTTGCCTGGGCAACATGCCGCTCATGGGGACACCTACGGATGAGCTGCTGCATGAGTTGACCCGGGCGCGTGTGCGGCCGGGCGACGAGGTAATCGTGCCGTCCTACGGCACTCCTGAGGCCGCTGAAGCGGTGCTGCTGGCCGGTGCCCGGCCGGTGTTCGTGGACATCGACGCCCATACCTACTGCATAGACCCGGCCGCGGTGGCCGAGGCGCTGACGCCCCGGACCGCGGCCATCGTAGCCATTCACACCTTCGGACATCCCGCCGACATGGCGGCCCTCACCGACCTGGGCCAGCGGCACGGCGTGCTGGTGATCGGATACGGGTCGGTCGGTGAGCCCGCCGGGGAGATTCTGCGGCGGCAGGCCAACGCGGCCTATCTGGACGGAAAGTTGCGCGGAGTTCTCACGCCGCCGGTCGCGCCCGGCGTGGAACACACCTATCAGCAGTACGTCGTTCGGGTTCCCGGCAACGGCCGGCCGGACCGGGATGCCTTCGCCCGCACGCTGCGTTCTCGCGGCGTCGTTTGCCATGTGCCCGTACAGACACCCGCGCACCGCACCGCGCGCTTCCGGCGCGATCTGTGGCTTGCGGAGACCGAGCGGGCGGCCGATGAATGCCTGGCGCTGCCCGTCGATCCGACCATGTCGCGGCGGGAGTTGCAGCGCGTGGTCTCGGCCTGCAATGCGCTGGGCGGGCTGCTGCAGTCAGCCGCCTGAGGCACGGGGG is a window of Streptomyces violaceusniger Tu 4113 DNA encoding:
- a CDS encoding DegT/DnrJ/EryC1/StrS family aminotransferase, producing MPLMGTPTDELLHELTRARVRPGDEVIVPSYGTPEAAEAVLLAGARPVFVDIDAHTYCIDPAAVAEALTPRTAAIVAIHTFGHPADMAALTDLGQRHGVLVIGYGSVGEPAGEILRRQANAAYLDGKLRGVLTPPVAPGVEHTYQQYVVRVPGNGRPDRDAFARTLRSRGVVCHVPVQTPAHRTARFRRDLWLAETERAADECLALPVDPTMSRRELQRVVSACNALGGLLQSAA